Proteins encoded together in one Triticum dicoccoides isolate Atlit2015 ecotype Zavitan chromosome 7B, WEW_v2.0, whole genome shotgun sequence window:
- the LOC119340969 gene encoding nuclear transcription factor Y subunit B-8-like, protein MENADVPNGAAAPAPTQATPVVREQDRLMPIANVIRIMRRALPAHAKISDDAKEAIQECVSEFISFVTGEANERCHMEHRKTVNAEDIVWALNRLGFDDYVVPLSVFLHRMRDPEAATGAAAAGDRRAVTSAPPRAAPPVLHAMPLQAQMQQPMYAPTARVQVQNQMQRPVYASPAPMQVQNQVRRPMYAPPAPVQVQMQRGVYAPRAPVQGYAVGITSVRANVGGQCQVFGGESVVAQQYYGYGYGYGQGAYGAGSSNVAACADEESSSNGVTVPGEGTGEPEPTPAAEESQDKPVQSG, encoded by the coding sequence ATGGAGAACGCCGACGTCCCCAACGGAGCAGCGGCGCCGGCGCCTACCCAGGCGACCCCGGTGGTGAGGGAGCAGGACCGGCTGATGCCCATCGCGAATGTGATCCGCATCATGCGTCGCGCGCTCCCTGCCCACGCCAAGATCTCCGACGACGCCAAGGAGGCGATCCAGGAGTGCGTGTCCGAGTTCATCAGCTTCGTCACCGGCGAGGCCAACGAGCGGTGCCACATGGAGCACCGCAAGACCGTCAACGCCGAAGACATCGTGTGGGCCCTAAACCGCCTCGGTTTCGACGACTACGTCGTGCCCCTCAGCGTCTTCCTGCACCGCATGCGTGACCCTGAGGCGGCGACAGGTGCTGCCGCTGCAGGCGACAGGCGCGCCGTGACGAGTGCGCCTCCCCGCGCGGCCCCGCCCGTGCTCCATGCCATGCCGCTCCAGGCTCAGATGCAGCAACCGATGTACGCGCCTACGGCTCGAGTGCAGGTTCAGAATCAGATGCAGCGGCCAGTGTACGCGTCCCCAGCTCCGATGCAGGTTCAGAATCAGGTGCGGCGGCCCATGTACGCTCCCCCGGCTCCGGTGCAGGTTCAGATGCAGCGGGGCGTCTACGCGCCCCGGGCTCCGGTGCAGGGGTACGCCGTCGGGATAACGTCCGTGCGGGCCAACGTCGGCGGGCAGTGCCAGGTGTTCGGCGGAGAAAGTGTCGTGGCCCAGCAATACTACGGGTACGGGTACGGGTACGGGCAAGGTGCGTACGGCGCAGGTAGCAGCAACGTAGCAGCCTGTGCCGACGAGGAGAGCTCGTCCAACGGCGTGACGGTGCCGGGGGAGGGCACGGGGGAGCCGGAGCCAACGCCAGCAGCAGAAGAATCGCAGGACAAGCCCGTCCAATCTGGCTAG